A single Vicinamibacteria bacterium DNA region contains:
- a CDS encoding glycosyltransferase family 39 protein, translated as MRLPSAKTLLAFGFAAGLMFGRLGELPLVDPDEGRNAEVAREMGASGSLLVPTYNGMPYLDKPALYFLFVAASFAGFGHSELAARLPSTLFAMALLVVVYRFARREYGERAAGLAVVIAASMPLFLAFGRIVMFDMPLTFFLCAAIVCGYRAEETDGARRRRWYQAGAALSAGATLVKGPVGFILPFLVLSSFAVVERRKGVMRRLLAPSNLAIFMALVLPWFVGLSLSRPDFPYYGLVKESLERFTTPAYQRTGPVYYFVPVLLAACFTWSCLFPGGAVLAWRRRASFRRADRFLIVWALVVTLFFSISQSKLPGYVLPAAVALAMLLARLFDGALDRPRSDSARVVRWGMAVLLVASTTTGMAVFLDARSPDPLFSYFGEPGHDYLRARAYLPELLPTFVLLAIASAVALAVRRTRFSLGVFSMFPVCLLTVSFSGLESYAFAASSAGLAERVRSLDADARVGCLECYPTGLAFYLRQPLFVVTADGRETTSNYIPFYLAREAEWPCEAVPVSRLAGWLDARKSETLLLARRDRWPVLWRLAEARGLDVVTLGPEWRGLLVPPPSP; from the coding sequence GGGAGCTCCCTCTCGTCGACCCGGACGAGGGGCGAAACGCCGAAGTCGCCCGCGAGATGGGGGCTTCGGGAAGCCTGCTCGTCCCCACGTATAACGGCATGCCCTACCTGGACAAGCCGGCTCTGTACTTCCTGTTCGTCGCCGCCTCGTTCGCCGGTTTTGGCCATTCCGAGCTCGCGGCGCGGCTGCCGTCGACCCTGTTCGCGATGGCTCTGCTCGTGGTCGTCTATCGCTTCGCTCGCCGCGAGTACGGCGAGCGCGCCGCGGGACTCGCCGTCGTGATAGCGGCATCGATGCCGCTCTTTCTGGCGTTCGGGCGGATCGTCATGTTCGACATGCCTCTCACCTTTTTCCTATGTGCGGCCATCGTCTGCGGTTACCGTGCCGAGGAGACGGATGGAGCGCGGAGACGACGCTGGTACCAGGCGGGAGCCGCGCTTTCCGCGGGGGCGACGCTCGTCAAAGGTCCGGTGGGTTTCATCCTGCCGTTTCTGGTGCTGTCGAGCTTTGCCGTCGTGGAACGCCGAAAAGGAGTCATGAGACGACTCCTCGCCCCCTCGAACCTGGCGATATTCATGGCGCTCGTTCTCCCGTGGTTCGTCGGGTTGAGCCTTTCGAGGCCTGATTTCCCCTACTACGGTCTGGTGAAGGAGAGCCTCGAGCGCTTCACGACGCCCGCGTATCAGCGGACCGGCCCCGTCTACTACTTCGTTCCCGTTCTCCTTGCTGCCTGCTTCACCTGGAGCTGCCTTTTTCCGGGAGGTGCGGTGCTCGCCTGGCGACGCCGCGCGAGCTTTAGACGAGCGGACCGGTTCCTGATCGTCTGGGCCCTGGTGGTGACGCTCTTCTTCTCGATTTCTCAGTCCAAGCTTCCTGGTTACGTCCTTCCAGCGGCGGTTGCGTTGGCGATGCTGCTCGCCCGTCTCTTCGATGGGGCTCTCGACCGCCCCCGAAGTGACTCCGCGCGGGTCGTTCGATGGGGGATGGCGGTGCTCCTGGTCGCGAGCACGACGACGGGTATGGCTGTTTTTCTAGACGCGCGGTCGCCGGACCCGCTGTTTTCCTACTTCGGCGAGCCCGGCCACGATTATCTGAGGGCCAGGGCGTACTTGCCCGAGCTCCTTCCTACCTTCGTTCTGCTAGCGATCGCTTCCGCCGTGGCACTCGCCGTCCGGAGGACCCGGTTCTCTCTCGGCGTTTTCTCGATGTTCCCCGTCTGCCTACTGACCGTTTCGTTCAGCGGGCTCGAGAGCTACGCCTTCGCCGCCTCTTCGGCCGGCCTCGCCGAGAGGGTCCGCTCGCTCGATGCCGATGCACGAGTCGGCTGCCTCGAGTGTTACCCGACGGGCCTGGCGTTCTATTTGCGCCAGCCCCTGTTCGTGGTGACGGCCGACGGTCGCGAAACCACGAGCAACTACATCCCCTTCTACCTCGCTCGTGAGGCCGAGTGGCCCTGTGAGGCGGTTCCCGTATCTCGGCTCGCCGGCTGGCTGGACGCGCGAAAGAGCGAGACGCTCCTTCTGGCTCGCAGGGACCGCTGGCCAGTTCTATGGCGGCTGGCAGAGGCGAGAGGTCTGGACGTGGTCACCCTGGGTCCCGAGTGGCGAGGGCTTCTCGTGCCACCTCCTTCTCCCTGA